Within the Planctomycetota bacterium genome, the region TTCTTGCGCTCGGCCGCCTCGCTGATCACGTCCAGCGATTCCTGTTTGCTCGCTTCCAGGAACCCGCACGTATTGATCACGATCGCGTCCGCCTGCGACTCGTCGTCGATCGGAATCAGCCCGTCGCTCGCCAGCGAGCCGAGCATCTTCTCCGAGTCGACGAGATTCTTCGGACACCCCAGCGACACAAACGCGACGGTCTCAATCCCGTCGCTCGCCGCAGGGCCGCTCTTTTTTGTCTTCTTCCGGGGGCTCATGTCGCGGTCAGTGTATGCACGGTCCTCGCGCAAGTCGTCCCACGCCTTGTTACTCCCAACTCCCAATTCCCCACTCCGCATTCGCTCCCTCAAATCCCCTACAATTCCCCCATGAATCATCACACCCGCCGAATCGTCCTCGCCATTGTGCTGCTCCTCGCGCCCGCCGCCTTCGCCGCCGACCTCGCCGATCATTATGACGTCGTCATCGCCGGCGCCGGCACCGGCGGGACCGCCGCCGCCGTCGCCGCCGGGCGCCTCGGCGTGTCCGTCCTGCTCGTCGAGCCCACCGACTGGGTCGGCGGCCAGGCCTTCGCCGCCGCCGTCACCAGCATGGACGAGGCCTCCCGCGACCTGAGCGTCCGATCCCGCGGCCTCTACGCCGAACTCGTCCGCCGCGGCAACGCCCACTACGACAAACTCAACCTCTCCACCGACACCTGCTACAACGGCAAGGGACACTTCTGCCTCGAGCCCCGCGTCGGCCGCGCCATCTTTCTGTCCATGCTCGCGGGCACTCCGACCGTGACCCTCTCCCTTCAATCGACCGTCACCAAAGTCGTCCGCGACGGCGACCGCATCACCGGCCTCGACCTCGCCGTCGTCTCCGACGATGGCAAAACGACGACCCATCACATCGCCTGCACCGTGCTGATCGACGCCACCGAATACGGCGACGTCCTCCCGCTGACCGGCGCGACCTACCGCATCGGCAATCGCCTGAGCGATCAGCCCGTCGATCCCGCGCTGCCCGATCCGCCGATGCAGGACAACACATGGACCGCCGTCATCCGTGAATACGAATCCGACCCCCCGGAGGATTTCATTTTCAAGTCGCCCCCGCCCAACTACACGCCCGAACATTTCGCCCGCGGCCTCGCCGTCGATGGCAGCGCCCGCAATGAGCGTCCGTGGAACTTTGACCGCTTTGTCCGCTACCGCGGCATGCCCGACTCGCACCGCATGACCCAAGCCCAAAACGGCGGCAAACTCCCCACGCGCACCCACATCAATTTCACCAACGATTACCCCTTCTCCGTCAACGACGTTGAGCAACCCGACCTCCGCGAGCAGCGTGAATACGAATCCATCGTCCGTACGCTCGGCCTCGCCTACTACATTCAACACGACATGGGCCTCTCGCATTGGGCCATCGCCGATGACGAGGGCTACGACGGTCCGTACAACCAGCGCCGCGTCGAGGCGCTCATCGCCAAGCACCCCGACCTCGCCCCGTACCGCACGATGCTCGTCAACATGCCTGTCATGCCCTACGTCCGCGAGTCCCGCCGCATCGTCGGCTTGTACACGCTCACGACCGCCGACATCCGGCGCGACAAGCCGCATCACCCGCGCGATTTCATTACGTCCATCGCCATCGCCGACTACCCCGTTGATGTGCACGGCTCGCACAGTCCCGCCGTCCTCGAAACAGACCTCGACCCCGTCAACCTCATCCCGCACAAATGGGGCGACAACGGCATGGGCCCGTTCCAGATTCCCCTCGGCTGCCTCATCCCCATCAAAATCGACGGCCTCCTCGCCGCCGAGAAAAACATCTCGCAGTCCCGCCTCGCCAACGGCGCGACCCGCCTCCAACCCTCCACCATGCTGACCGGTCAGGCCGCCGGAACCCTCGCCGCCCTCGCCGCGCTGCGTCATGAACCCCCGCGTTTCGTCCCCGCCGTGCTGGTGCAGCAGAAACTCCTCGAAGCCCGCGATCCCCTGACCCGCGAGCGTTTCGACGACCTCAAAAAAGACGACCCGCTCTTCATCCCCGCGCAGCTCGCCGTCGTGCATGGCGCCTTGACCATGACCGATCAGAACTTCCACCCCGAC harbors:
- a CDS encoding FAD-dependent oxidoreductase, producing MNHHTRRIVLAIVLLLAPAAFAADLADHYDVVIAGAGTGGTAAAVAAGRLGVSVLLVEPTDWVGGQAFAAAVTSMDEASRDLSVRSRGLYAELVRRGNAHYDKLNLSTDTCYNGKGHFCLEPRVGRAIFLSMLAGTPTVTLSLQSTVTKVVRDGDRITGLDLAVVSDDGKTTTHHIACTVLIDATEYGDVLPLTGATYRIGNRLSDQPVDPALPDPPMQDNTWTAVIREYESDPPEDFIFKSPPPNYTPEHFARGLAVDGSARNERPWNFDRFVRYRGMPDSHRMTQAQNGGKLPTRTHINFTNDYPFSVNDVEQPDLREQREYESIVRTLGLAYYIQHDMGLSHWAIADDEGYDGPYNQRRVEALIAKHPDLAPYRTMLVNMPVMPYVRESRRIVGLYTLTTADIRRDKPHHPRDFITSIAIADYPVDVHGSHSPAVLETDLDPVNLIPHKWGDNGMGPFQIPLGCLIPIKIDGLLAAEKNISQSRLANGATRLQPSTMLTGQAAGTLAALAALRHEPPRFVPAVLVQQKLLEARDPLTRERFDDLKKDDPLFIPAQLAVVHGALTMTDQNFHPDAAPTDADRAALMQFGVKDIPATRVAAAKIVADLLLKSAEGK